In Daphnia magna isolate NIES linkage group LG7, ASM2063170v1.1, whole genome shotgun sequence, a single genomic region encodes these proteins:
- the LOC116926491 gene encoding LOW QUALITY PROTEIN: nuclear pore complex protein Nup133 (The sequence of the model RefSeq protein was modified relative to this genomic sequence to represent the inferred CDS: deleted 2 bases in 2 codons; substituted 1 base at 1 genomic stop codon) has translation MDRKNLLKVGRRNSLNISSRSLNASRNLAETSNYALENFGTSLPVAVIELIASAERKTECSVTLSKDGWAWFVCGRQLVIWKFSKSTSVSLAMTPSRKSIAVSSPKCHELTLPPSDLAHKSDLVAVFSSEPDSVPSCIAVSPEGTVRYWDSVAHENFFVEINADLQGQECDTLSEAMPLGCLVATTTASILLLTPRTTDGRPNIQCRNFKTPQGLLGSISRRMSSLIFGSISTHQSTETRLVKLLSQRKDRNTLEVQILCSQTLQYWQVGETERLLYQCDIDKWARDSLIAHVWSRSNAIHHLRVWVLDAQVHKSELVLLIAASNPNLNSQIQYALAALPLQTSSPPTGFDSFCVLKFATDMSERSDSSSLESPPPPQCRFVLVGSTAYLYSDKWILCVPSNEPLEEPDRLEVRAPNERFLGAGVFNQRPVFFSTRHGVLVLQPSSGGPNDSQSFIDESIMEHSHIMAETLDPAQVRQRFSQKSXIISPNPFIIQIESTSSKLKMAFFNFCRKNVYETQTLLEDLFSSPTSKGQIDSLLDRMVVELSQKIIDDYPASDPRWTDSVPAGHESTFTTVSLLVLHQLEDKVKAHDLFLTFLRNMSIWGDLTAIGDRRGAKSSAFVLMEHAEKLRSALALRALHTPGSTLIDTAIRRVLQERAVEQTNDKLTQQDHFYRNILALGDFFPCFVDVVCETVASMGGSPSDKVKPISNAANFIVAMTNAARDYRARNIDLLEQCENSFETLPWIAAPGPRSVRSSIVRLLHLLVEEGVANADDAGLRSNLWSQAANLADILLDALKLYLDSCEENGSVFAQARQEVQSERSAILDLFLKGREFDRAALLAEKYVDFAALLTVCDETMNEDKLNVYIDKLGDSGFTEFACKWYMQRNQREKLLRLRRPEVSTFLENHPDILWVDQSENELYLEAARTLTNLASMEKDLYSRKRTLLSLAKLHLVTEEKLGPDPEVVQAEMEIVEAELALLMHQEQLPAMVLQAYDLDPNTMRVFTASELIEMYICDENVLANELDFKKALDLLNFLENPDERESRRLRIWAKAILRDAWTQFDMDNVLQSISGTIFFKIIEFALGTGEDLADLLPNPEEILQEPQLSELAGNDVFQFLLKAVYEHVNSLMEATR, from the exons ATGGATAGGAAAAATTTGTTAAAAGTCGGCAGGCGAAA cTCGTTGAACATTAGTTCACGATCATTGAATGCGTCCCGCAACTTGGCTGAAACGTCCAATTATGCATTGGAGAATTTTGGCACGTCATTGCCAGTGGCTGTTATTGAACTTATCGCCTCTGCTGAAA GAAAAACCGAGTGCAGTGTAACACTGTCT AAGGATGGCTGGGCTTGGTTTGTGTGTGGGCGACAATTAGTCATTTGGAAGTTCTCAAAATCAACTAGTGTTAGCTTGGCAATGACACCTTCCAGGAAATCGATAGCTGTTTCCTCCCCAAAATGCCATGAATTGACCTTACCACCAAGTGACCTGGCCCACAAATCAGATCTTGTAGCTGTTTTCTCCTCAGAGCCTGACAGTGTTCCATCATGCATTGCAGTGTCTCCGGAGGGAACTGTCCGGTACTGGGATTCAGTTGCTCAcgaaaacttttttgttgaaatcaaTGCAGACCTTCAG GGACAAGAGTGTGATACTCTGAGTGAAGCCATGCCTTTGGGCTGCCTAGTGGCCACAACGACAGCTAGCATTTTGCTGTTGACTCCTCGGACGACAGACGGCCGACCTAATATACAATGCCGG AATTTCAAGACGCCTCAGGGACTCTTAGGCTCCATTAGCCGGAGGATGTCGTCATTGATATTTGGCTCCATTTCCACGCATCAATCAACGGAGACACGTTTGGTTAAGCTTTTGAGCCAGAGAAAAGATCGCAACACTTTGGAAGTACAAATCCTATGCAGTCAAACATTGCAGTATTGGcag GTTGGTGAAACAGAACGGCTACTATACCAATGCGATATTGACAAATGGGCGAGAGACTCACTCATTGCGCACGTCTGGAGTAGGAGCAACGCCATCCACCATTTGAGAGTCTGGGTTCTTGATGCTCAGGTTCACAAGAGCGAATTGGTTTTGCTGATTGCCGCCTCCAATCCCAACCTGAACTCTCAGATCCAATATGCCTTGGCCGCTCTCCCATTACAAACGAGTTCTCCGCCCACTGGGTTCGACTCTTTTTGTGTCCTTAAGTTCGCCACAGACATGTCCGAACGATCAGACTCCTCTTCCCTGGAAtcacctcctcctcctcaaTGTCGCTTTGTTCTGGTTGGTTCAACAGCTTACCTTTATTCGGATAAATGGATCCTGTGCGTACCGTCTAACGAGCCATTAGAAGAGCCCGACCGGCTTGAAGTCCGTGCTCCCAATGAGCGTTTCCTTGGGGCAGGTGTCTTTAATCAGCGACCAGTTTTTTTCTCTACACGCCATGGTGTTTTGGTTTTACAGCCTTCTTCCGGTGGGCCAAACGACAGCCAATCTTTTATTGATGAATCAATTATGGAACACTCCCACATTATGGCTGAAACGCTTGATCCTGCTCAGGTACGTCAGAGGTTTTCTCAgaaaagttaaataatttCACCCAATCCATTTATCATTCAGATTGAATCGACGTCATCCAAATTGAAAATGgcgttcttcaacttttgccGCAAAAATGTCTATGAAACGCAAACGTTGCTTGAGGATTTATTCTCTTCTCCCACAAGTAAAGGGCAAATCGATTCTCTATTGGATCGTATGGTAGTTGAACTCAGCCAAAAGATCATCGACGACTATCCAGCATCCGATCCCCGCTGGACAGATTCAGTTCCAGCAGGCCACGAATCCACATTCACAACTGTATCTTTATTAGTCCTTCATCAGTTGGAAGACAAAGTCAAGGCCCATGATCTATTTCTGACTTTCCTTCG GAACATGTCCATTTGGGGAGACTTGACAGCAATCGGTGACCGCCGTGGTGCCAAATCTAGTGCATTCGTGCTTATGGAACATGCTGAAAAATTGCGGTCAGCCTTGGCCTTACGTGCTCTCCATACACCCGGCTCCACGCTCATCGATACTGCCATCCGCCGTGTCCTTCAAGAACGAGCAGTTGAACAAACCAACGACAAATTGACGCAGCAAGATCATTTCTACAGAAACATTTTAGCACTTGGAGATTTCTTTCCTTGTTTCGTGGATGTCGTCTGCGAAACCGTGGCCAGCATGGGGGGCTCTCCATCCGATAAAGTCAAACCGATCAGCAATGCCGCCAACTTTATCGTTGCGATGACCAACGCTGCCCGTGACTACCGAGCCCGCAATATCGATTTGTTGGAGCAGTGTGAAAACAGCTTCGAAACTCTGCCCTGGATTGCC GCACCTGGACCTAGAAGCGTACGATCGTCAATCGTGCGGCTGTTGCATCTTCTTGTCGAAGAAGGAGTGGCTAATGCAGATGATGCTGGTCTCCGAAGTAATCTTTGGAGTCAAGCCGCTAATCTAGCTGACATCCTACTGGATGCCCTCAAACTATACCTAGACAGTTGTGAAGAAAACGGTTCAGTTTTTGCCCAGGCGAGGCAAGAAGTCCAATCGGAACGAAGTGCCATCTTAGATTTGTTCCTGAAAGGACGCGAATTCGACCGAGCAGCTCTTTTAGCTGAGAAATACGTCGATTTTGCAGCTTTGCTCACAGTTTGTGATGAAACGATGAATGAAGACAAGTTGAATGTTTACATAGACAAACTCGGTGATTCTGGTTTTACCGAGTTCGCGTGCAAGTG GTACATGCAACGCAACCAACGTGAAAAATTGCTCCGGCTACGACGTCCGGAAGTCAGCACTTTCCTAGAAAACCACCCGGACATCCTGTGGGTGGATCAGTCCGAGAACGAACTTTATTTGGAAGCAGCTCGTACTTTGACCAATTTGGCAAGCATGGAGAAAGATCTTTATAG CCGAAAGAGGACTCTCCTAAGCTTAGCAAAACTACATCTCGTCACCGAAGAAAAGTTGGGTCCTGATCCTGAAGTCGTTCAAGCAGAAATGGAAATCGTAGAAGCCGAACTTGCCCTACTGATGCATCAAGAACAACTTCCTGCTATGGTTTTACAAGCTTACGATCTTGATCCCAACACGATGAGAGTGTTCACCGCATCCGAATTAATCGAG ATGTACATTTGCGACGAAAATGTTCTGGCCAATGAACTCGACTTCAAAAAGGCTTTGGATTTATTGAACTTCCTGGAGAATCCCGATGAAAGAGAGTCCCGACGACTTCGAATTTGGGCAAAAGCCATTCTGCGTGACGCATGGACGCAGTTTGACATGGACAACGTGCTGCAGTCAATCAGCGGAACGATCTTTTTTAAGATTATTGAGTTCGCTCTTGGCACGg GGGAAGATTTGGCCGATTTACTACCTAACCCAGAAGAAATCTTGCAGGAGCCGCAGTTATCCGAATTGGCCGGCAATGACGTGTTCCAGTTTCTGTTGAAGGCCGTCTACGAGCACGTCAATTCTCTAATGGAAGCCACTCGTTAA